The following proteins are encoded in a genomic region of Vanessa cardui chromosome W, ilVanCard2.1, whole genome shotgun sequence:
- the LOC124542638 gene encoding uncharacterized protein LOC124542638, whose amino-acid sequence MIVKLDNLESERKADRCHIQYLEEKVDTLEHQLYSTKLEIKNVPKILEETKEDICEIVKEISKVLKTPIERHDIRDVFRTGKKDAPTILVDFNSAYVKENVIKGARQFNNRHKENKLNTTHLKLDGPAKPVFLSEKLTPNIYSIYHLERNFARENEYKYCWTAFGKVFLRRMDGHKQIHIINEEDLHRLRQEK is encoded by the coding sequence ATGATTGTTAAACTGGATAACTTGGAGTCGGAACGTAAAGCGGACCGCTGTCATATTCAATATCTTGAAGAAAAAGTTGATACTTTGGAACATCAGCTATACTCAACAAagcttgaaattaaaaatgtgccAAAAATATTAGAAGAAACCAAGGAAGACATCTGTGAGATTGTGAAGGAAATATCTAAGGTACTTAAAACTCCAATTGAACGGCATGATATCAGGGATGTATTCCGCACGGGAAAAAAGGATGCGCCAACTATACTAGTCGACTTCAACAGTGCTTACGTTAAAGAAAATGTGATTAAAGGCGCTCGACAGTTTAATAATAGGCATAAGGAAAATAAACTCAACACGACCCACCTGAAATTGGATGGGCCTGCCAAACCAGTCTTCCTTTCTGAAAAGCTGACCCCGAATATCTATAGTATATACCATCTGGAACGTAACTTTGCGAGAGAAAATGAATATAAGTACTGTTGGACTGCTTTCGGGAAGGTGTTCCTCCGAAGAATGGACGGCCACAAGCAAAtccatattataaatgaagagGACCTTCACAGACTACGTCAAGAAAAATGA